A single region of the Syngnathus acus chromosome 6, fSynAcu1.2, whole genome shotgun sequence genome encodes:
- the LOC119124314 gene encoding uncharacterized transmembrane protein DDB_G0289901-like isoform X45, which produces MRMKHTAACLAALALLGSVCVGYQVPHDQQQAKHVLERPLTWSYPEGPTNPVAPVPDFELRHPVPAATVSVECGERQARVEVQLDFFGIGQFIKPSDLTLGPCGPVAEDTQAHVLIFQPELQDCGSISRTTDDALIYTFSLNYNPTRLGESPVVRTNEAAVIVECHYPRHHNVSSLPLDPQWIPFSAVRVAEEFLYFTLTLRTDDWMYERPRYQYYLGDMIRIEASVRQYHHVPLRVFVESCTATLSPDMNSSPRYTFLEQGCLIDARITGAESRFMQRTTENMLQFQFEAFRFQGADSGMLYITCHLRATSNGHDIDPEHRACSHIQNGWREASGVDSACSSCNALGGNQQPGNPWNPGDLHKGSQNNLGGGGDSQTGGIGWTIGGGGGSQTGGGSRTGGGSQTGGIGWTTGGGGGSETGGGSRTGGDSQTGGIGWTTGGGGSSQTGGGWTTGGGGGSQTGGGSQTGGIGWTTGGGGGSQTGGGSRTGGGWTTGGGGGSQTGGIGWTTSGGGGSETGGGSRTGGGSQTGGIGWTTGGGGGSETGGGSRTGGGWTTGGGGGSRTGGDSQTGGIGWTTGGGGGSQTGGIGWTTGGGGGSETGGGSRTGGGWTTGGGGGSRTGGDSQTGGIGWTTGGGGGSRTGGGSQTGGESQTGGIGWTTGGGGGSQTGGGWTTGRGGGSQTGGGGSSGSGGGNDGGGGGNQPREQTWTTGFTGSTNTGTSWATVTRIGGGTPGTGTWQKTGRGKDEPDKQTVTWNPTGPGQSGASTTWTVTSSTSSSTQGGRKSRSVKSDQVYEWRGDVTLGPFEIAEKVV; this is translated from the exons ATGAGAATGAAGCACACCGCTGCGTGCCTTGCGGCACTGGCCCTGCTCGGCAGCGTCTGCGTCGGATATCAGGTGCCCCATGATCAGCAACAGGCCAAGCATGTACTTGAGAGGCCGCTCACCTGGAGCTACCCTGAAGGGCCCACGAATCCGGTCGCGCCTGTGCCCGATTTCGAGCTCAGGCACCCCGTCCCTGCAGCAACCGTATCAGTGGAGTGCGGAGAGAGGCAAGCGCGCGTGGAGGTCCAGTTGGACTTTTTTGGAATAGGCCAGTTCATCAAGCCCTCTGACCTGACGCTGGGTCCTTGTGGCCCAGTGGCTGAGGACACTCAAGCCCATGTGCTGATATTCCAGCCTGAGCTGCAAGACTGCGGCAGCATTTCGCGA ACGACAGATGATGCTCTCATCTACACTTTTTCTCTCAACTATAACCCCACAAGGCTGGGTGAATCCCCTGTTGTGAGGACCAACGAAGCTGCCGTGATTGTGGAATGTCACTACCCAAG GCACCACAACGTGAGCAGCCTCCCACTCGACCCACAATGGATACCATTCTCTGCAGTCAGGGTTGCAGAGGAGTTCTTATACTTCACTCTTACCCTGAGGACCG ACGACTGGATGTACGAGAGGCCTCGTTACCAGTACTACCTGGGAGACATGATCCGTATCGAGGCCTCCGTCAGGCAGTACCACCACGTGCCCCTACGCGTTTTTGTGGAAAGCTGCACGGCTACCCTCTCGCCCGATATGAATTCCAGCCCCAGATATACCTTCCTTGAACAGGG GTGTTTAATTGACGCGAGGATCACAGGCGCAGAGTCCAGGTTCATGCAACGAACAACAGAGAACATGCTCCAGTTCCAGTTTGAGGCATTCAGGTTCCAGGGTGCAGACAGCGGCATG CTTTACATTACCTGCCACTTGAGAGCCACGTCGAACGGCCACGACATTGATCCTGAACACAGGGCCTGCTCCCACATACAGAACGG CTGGAGGGAGGCCAGTGGCGTGGATTCAGCATGCTCCTCCTGTAATGCCCTTGGTGGAAATCAACAACCAGGCAACCCTTGGAACCCTGGTGACCTTCATAAGGGCAGTCAAAATAACCTCGGCGGAGGAGGCGACTCTCAAACAGGAGGCATTGGCTGGACCATCGGTGGTGGAGGCGGCTCTCAAACAGGTGGTGGCTCTCGAACAGGAG GCGGCTCTCAAACAGGAGGCATTGGCTGGACCACCGGTGGTGGAGGCGGCTCTGAAACAGGAGGTGGCTCTCGAACAGGAGGCGACTCTCAAACTGGAGGCATTGGCTGGACCACCGGTGGTGGAGGCAGCTCTCAAACAGGAGGCGGCTGGACCACCGGTGGTGGAGGCGGCTCTCAAACAGGAGGTGGCTCTCAAACAGGAGGCATTGGCTGGACCACCGGTGGTGGAGGCGGCTCTCAAACAGGAGGTGGCTCTCGAACAGGAGGCGGCTGGACCACCGGTGGTGGAGGCGGCTCTCAAACAGGAG GCATTGGCTGGACCACCAGTGGTGGAGGCGGCTCTGAAACAGGAGGTGGCTCTCGAACAGGAG GCGGTTCTCAAACAGGAGGCATTGGCTGGACCACCGGTGGTGGAGGCGGCTCTGAAACAGGAGGTGGCTCTCGAACAGGAGGCGGCTGGACCACCGGTGGTGGAGGCGGCTCTCGAACAGGAGGCGACTCTCAAACTGGAGGCATTGGCTGGACCACCGGTGGTGGAGGCGGTTCTCAAACAGGAGGCATTGGCTGGACCACCGGTGGTGGAGGCGGCTCTGAAACAGGAGGTGGCTCTCGAACAGGAGGCGGCTGGACCACCGGTGGTGGAGGCGGCTCTCGAACAGGAGGCGACTCTCAAACTGGAGGCATTGGCTGGACCACCGGTGGTGGAGGCGGCTCTCGAACAGGAG GCGGCTCTCAAACAGGAGGCGAGTCTCAAACAGGAGGCATTGGCTGGACCACCGGTGGTGGAGGCGGCTCTCAAACAGGAGGCGGCTGGACCACCGGTCGTGGAGGCGGCTCTCAAACAGGTGGCGGCGGAAGTAGTGGAAGTGGCGGTGGCAATGACGGTGGCGGTGGAGGAAATCAACCAAGGGAACAAACCTGGACCACTGGCTTCACTGGAAGTACCAACACAGGCACTTCCTGGGCTACTGTCACTAGGATTGGTGGAGGAACCCCTGGAACGGGCACCTGGCAAAAGACTGGAAGAGGCAAAGACGAACCAGACAAACAAACTGTTACTTGGAACCCCACTGGTCCCGGACAAAGTGGCGCAAGCACTACTTGGACCGTAACCAGCTCAACTAGTAGCAGTACACAGGGTGGAAGAAAGAGCCGTTCAGTGAAATCAGATCAAG TTTATGAATGGAGAGGTGATGTCACACTGGGTCCCTTCGAAATTGCAGAGAAAGTCGTTTGA
- the LOC119124314 gene encoding uncharacterized transmembrane protein DDB_G0289901-like isoform X2 codes for MRMKHTAACLAALALLGSVCVGYQVPHDQQQAKHVLERPLTWSYPEGPTNPVAPVPDFELRHPVPAATVSVECGERQARVEVQLDFFGIGQFIKPSDLTLGPCGPVAEDTQAHVLIFQPELQDCGSISRTTDDALIYTFSLNYNPTRLGESPVVRTNEAAVIVECHYPRHHNVSSLPLDPQWIPFSAVRVAEEFLYFTLTLRTDDWMYERPRYQYYLGDMIRIEASVRQYHHVPLRVFVESCTATLSPDMNSSPRYTFLEQGCLIDARITGAESRFMQRTTENMLQFQFEAFRFQGADSGMLYITCHLRATSNGHDIDPEHRACSHIQNGWREASGVDSACSSCNALGGNQQPGNPWNPGDLHKGSQNNLGGGGDSQTGGIGWTIGGGGGSQTGGGSRTGGGSQTGGIGWTTGGGGGSETGGGSRTGGDSQTGGIGWTTGGGGGSQTGGGSQTGGIGWTTGGGGGSQTGGGSQTGGDPQTGGIGWTTGGGGGSQTGGGSRTGGGWTTGGGGGSQTGGGSRTGGDSQTGGIGWTTGGGGGSRTGGDSQTGGIDWTTGGGGGSETGGGSRTGGGWTTGGGGGSRTGGDSQTGGIGWTTGGGGGSQTGGIGWTTGGGGGSETGGGSRTGGGWTTGGGGGSRTGGDSQTGGIGWTTGGGGGSQTGGIGWTTGGGGGSETGGGSRTGGGWTTGGGGGSRTGGDSQTGGIGWTTGGGGGSRTGGGSQTGGESQTGGIGWTTGGGGGSQTGGGWTTGRGGGSQTGGGGSSGSGGGNDGGGGGNQPREQTWTTGFTGSTNTGTSWATVTRIGGGTPGTGTWQKTGRGKDEPDKQTVTWNPTGPGQSGASTTWTVTSSTSSSTQGGRKSRSVKSDQVYEWRGDVTLGPFEIAEKVV; via the exons ATGAGAATGAAGCACACCGCTGCGTGCCTTGCGGCACTGGCCCTGCTCGGCAGCGTCTGCGTCGGATATCAGGTGCCCCATGATCAGCAACAGGCCAAGCATGTACTTGAGAGGCCGCTCACCTGGAGCTACCCTGAAGGGCCCACGAATCCGGTCGCGCCTGTGCCCGATTTCGAGCTCAGGCACCCCGTCCCTGCAGCAACCGTATCAGTGGAGTGCGGAGAGAGGCAAGCGCGCGTGGAGGTCCAGTTGGACTTTTTTGGAATAGGCCAGTTCATCAAGCCCTCTGACCTGACGCTGGGTCCTTGTGGCCCAGTGGCTGAGGACACTCAAGCCCATGTGCTGATATTCCAGCCTGAGCTGCAAGACTGCGGCAGCATTTCGCGA ACGACAGATGATGCTCTCATCTACACTTTTTCTCTCAACTATAACCCCACAAGGCTGGGTGAATCCCCTGTTGTGAGGACCAACGAAGCTGCCGTGATTGTGGAATGTCACTACCCAAG GCACCACAACGTGAGCAGCCTCCCACTCGACCCACAATGGATACCATTCTCTGCAGTCAGGGTTGCAGAGGAGTTCTTATACTTCACTCTTACCCTGAGGACCG ACGACTGGATGTACGAGAGGCCTCGTTACCAGTACTACCTGGGAGACATGATCCGTATCGAGGCCTCCGTCAGGCAGTACCACCACGTGCCCCTACGCGTTTTTGTGGAAAGCTGCACGGCTACCCTCTCGCCCGATATGAATTCCAGCCCCAGATATACCTTCCTTGAACAGGG GTGTTTAATTGACGCGAGGATCACAGGCGCAGAGTCCAGGTTCATGCAACGAACAACAGAGAACATGCTCCAGTTCCAGTTTGAGGCATTCAGGTTCCAGGGTGCAGACAGCGGCATG CTTTACATTACCTGCCACTTGAGAGCCACGTCGAACGGCCACGACATTGATCCTGAACACAGGGCCTGCTCCCACATACAGAACGG CTGGAGGGAGGCCAGTGGCGTGGATTCAGCATGCTCCTCCTGTAATGCCCTTGGTGGAAATCAACAACCAGGCAACCCTTGGAACCCTGGTGACCTTCATAAGGGCAGTCAAAATAACCTCGGCGGAGGAGGCGACTCTCAAACAGGAGGCATTGGCTGGACCATCGGTGGTGGAGGCGGCTCTCAAACAGGTGGTGGCTCTCGAACAGGAG GCGGCTCTCAAACAGGAGGCATTGGCTGGACCACCGGTGGTGGAGGCGGCTCTGAAACAGGAGGTGGCTCTCGAACAGGAGGCGACTCTCAAACTGGAGGCATTGGCTGGACCACCGGTGGTGGAG GCGGCTCTCAAACAGGAGGTGGCTCTCAAACAGGAGGCATTGGCTGGACCACCGGTGGTGGAGGCGGCTCTCAAACAGGAG GCGGCTCTCAAACAGGAGGCGACCCTCAAACAGGAGGCATTGGCTGGACCACCGGTGGTGGAGGCGGCTCTCAAACAGGAGGTGGCTCTCGAACAGGAGGCGGCTGGACCACCGGTGGTGGAGGCGGCTCTCAAACAGGAG GCGGCTCTCGAACAGGAGGCGACTCTCAAACTGGAGGCATTGGCTGGACCACCGGTGGTGGAGGCGGCTCTCGAACAGGAGGCGACTCTCAAACTGGAGGCATTGACTGGACCACCGGTGGTGGAG GCGGCTCTGAAACAGGAGGTGGCTCTCGAACAGGAGGCGGCTGGACCACCGGTGGTGGAGGCGGCTCTCGAACAGGAGGCGACTCTCAAACTGGAGGCATTGGCTGGACCACCGGTGGTGGAGGCGGTTCTCAAACAGGAGGCATTGGCTGGACCACCGGTGGTGGAGGCGGCTCTGAAACAGGAGGTGGCTCTCGAACAGGAGGCGGCTGGACCACCGGTGGTGGAGGCGGCTCTCGAACAGGAGGCGACTCTCAAACTGGAGGCATTGGCTGGACCACCGGTGGTGGAGGCGGTTCTCAAACAGGAGGCATTGGCTGGACCACCGGTGGTGGAGGCGGCTCTGAAACAGGAGGTGGCTCTCGAACAGGAGGCGGCTGGACCACCGGTGGTGGAGGCGGCTCTCGAACAGGAGGCGACTCTCAAACTGGAGGCATTGGCTGGACCACCGGTGGTGGAGGCGGCTCTCGAACAGGAG GCGGCTCTCAAACAGGAGGCGAGTCTCAAACAGGAGGCATTGGCTGGACCACCGGTGGTGGAGGCGGCTCTCAAACAGGAGGCGGCTGGACCACCGGTCGTGGAGGCGGCTCTCAAACAGGTGGCGGCGGAAGTAGTGGAAGTGGCGGTGGCAATGACGGTGGCGGTGGAGGAAATCAACCAAGGGAACAAACCTGGACCACTGGCTTCACTGGAAGTACCAACACAGGCACTTCCTGGGCTACTGTCACTAGGATTGGTGGAGGAACCCCTGGAACGGGCACCTGGCAAAAGACTGGAAGAGGCAAAGACGAACCAGACAAACAAACTGTTACTTGGAACCCCACTGGTCCCGGACAAAGTGGCGCAAGCACTACTTGGACCGTAACCAGCTCAACTAGTAGCAGTACACAGGGTGGAAGAAAGAGCCGTTCAGTGAAATCAGATCAAG TTTATGAATGGAGAGGTGATGTCACACTGGGTCCCTTCGAAATTGCAGAGAAAGTCGTTTGA
- the LOC119124314 gene encoding uncharacterized transmembrane protein DDB_G0289901-like isoform X1 yields MRMKHTAACLAALALLGSVCVGYQVPHDQQQAKHVLERPLTWSYPEGPTNPVAPVPDFELRHPVPAATVSVECGERQARVEVQLDFFGIGQFIKPSDLTLGPCGPVAEDTQAHVLIFQPELQDCGSISRTTDDALIYTFSLNYNPTRLGESPVVRTNEAAVIVECHYPRHHNVSSLPLDPQWIPFSAVRVAEEFLYFTLTLRTDDWMYERPRYQYYLGDMIRIEASVRQYHHVPLRVFVESCTATLSPDMNSSPRYTFLEQGCLIDARITGAESRFMQRTTENMLQFQFEAFRFQGADSGMLYITCHLRATSNGHDIDPEHRACSHIQNGWREASGVDSACSSCNALGGNQQPGNPWNPGDLHKGSQNNLGGGGDSQTGGIGWTIGGGGGSQTGGGSRTGGGSQTGGIGWTTGGGGGSETGGGSRTGGDSQTGGIGWTTGGGGSSQTGGGSQTGGIGWTTGGGGGSQTGGGSQTGGDPQTGGIGWTTGGGGGSQTGGGSRTGGGWTTGGGGGSQTGGGSRTGGDSQTGGIGWTTGGGGGSRTGGDSQTGGIDWTTGGGGGSETGGGSRTGGGWTTGGGGGSRTGGDSQTGGIGWTTGGGGGSQTGGIGWTTGGGGGSETGGGSRTGGGWTTGGGGGSRTGGDSQTGGIGWTTGGGGGSQTGGIGWTTGGGGGSETGGGSRTGGGWTTGGGGGSRTGGDSQTGGIGWTTGGGGGSRTGGGSQTGGESQTGGIGWTTGGGGGSQTGGGWTTGRGGGSQTGGGGSSGSGGGNDGGGGGNQPREQTWTTGFTGSTNTGTSWATVTRIGGGTPGTGTWQKTGRGKDEPDKQTVTWNPTGPGQSGASTTWTVTSSTSSSTQGGRKSRSVKSDQVYEWRGDVTLGPFEIAEKVV; encoded by the exons ATGAGAATGAAGCACACCGCTGCGTGCCTTGCGGCACTGGCCCTGCTCGGCAGCGTCTGCGTCGGATATCAGGTGCCCCATGATCAGCAACAGGCCAAGCATGTACTTGAGAGGCCGCTCACCTGGAGCTACCCTGAAGGGCCCACGAATCCGGTCGCGCCTGTGCCCGATTTCGAGCTCAGGCACCCCGTCCCTGCAGCAACCGTATCAGTGGAGTGCGGAGAGAGGCAAGCGCGCGTGGAGGTCCAGTTGGACTTTTTTGGAATAGGCCAGTTCATCAAGCCCTCTGACCTGACGCTGGGTCCTTGTGGCCCAGTGGCTGAGGACACTCAAGCCCATGTGCTGATATTCCAGCCTGAGCTGCAAGACTGCGGCAGCATTTCGCGA ACGACAGATGATGCTCTCATCTACACTTTTTCTCTCAACTATAACCCCACAAGGCTGGGTGAATCCCCTGTTGTGAGGACCAACGAAGCTGCCGTGATTGTGGAATGTCACTACCCAAG GCACCACAACGTGAGCAGCCTCCCACTCGACCCACAATGGATACCATTCTCTGCAGTCAGGGTTGCAGAGGAGTTCTTATACTTCACTCTTACCCTGAGGACCG ACGACTGGATGTACGAGAGGCCTCGTTACCAGTACTACCTGGGAGACATGATCCGTATCGAGGCCTCCGTCAGGCAGTACCACCACGTGCCCCTACGCGTTTTTGTGGAAAGCTGCACGGCTACCCTCTCGCCCGATATGAATTCCAGCCCCAGATATACCTTCCTTGAACAGGG GTGTTTAATTGACGCGAGGATCACAGGCGCAGAGTCCAGGTTCATGCAACGAACAACAGAGAACATGCTCCAGTTCCAGTTTGAGGCATTCAGGTTCCAGGGTGCAGACAGCGGCATG CTTTACATTACCTGCCACTTGAGAGCCACGTCGAACGGCCACGACATTGATCCTGAACACAGGGCCTGCTCCCACATACAGAACGG CTGGAGGGAGGCCAGTGGCGTGGATTCAGCATGCTCCTCCTGTAATGCCCTTGGTGGAAATCAACAACCAGGCAACCCTTGGAACCCTGGTGACCTTCATAAGGGCAGTCAAAATAACCTCGGCGGAGGAGGCGACTCTCAAACAGGAGGCATTGGCTGGACCATCGGTGGTGGAGGCGGCTCTCAAACAGGTGGTGGCTCTCGAACAGGAG GCGGCTCTCAAACAGGAGGCATTGGCTGGACCACCGGTGGTGGAGGCGGCTCTGAAACAGGAGGTGGCTCTCGAACAGGAGGCGACTCTCAAACTGGAGGCATTGGCTGGACCACCGGTGGTGGAGGCAGCTCTCAAACAGGAG GTGGCTCTCAAACAGGAGGCATTGGCTGGACCACCGGTGGTGGAGGCGGCTCTCAAACAGGAG GCGGCTCTCAAACAGGAGGCGACCCTCAAACAGGAGGCATTGGCTGGACCACCGGTGGTGGAGGCGGCTCTCAAACAGGAGGTGGCTCTCGAACAGGAGGCGGCTGGACCACCGGTGGTGGAGGCGGCTCTCAAACAGGAG GCGGCTCTCGAACAGGAGGCGACTCTCAAACTGGAGGCATTGGCTGGACCACCGGTGGTGGAGGCGGCTCTCGAACAGGAGGCGACTCTCAAACTGGAGGCATTGACTGGACCACCGGTGGTGGAG GCGGCTCTGAAACAGGAGGTGGCTCTCGAACAGGAGGCGGCTGGACCACCGGTGGTGGAGGCGGCTCTCGAACAGGAGGCGACTCTCAAACTGGAGGCATTGGCTGGACCACCGGTGGTGGAGGCGGTTCTCAAACAGGAGGCATTGGCTGGACCACCGGTGGTGGAGGCGGCTCTGAAACAGGAGGTGGCTCTCGAACAGGAGGCGGCTGGACCACCGGTGGTGGAGGCGGCTCTCGAACAGGAGGCGACTCTCAAACTGGAGGCATTGGCTGGACCACCGGTGGTGGAGGCGGTTCTCAAACAGGAGGCATTGGCTGGACCACCGGTGGTGGAGGCGGCTCTGAAACAGGAGGTGGCTCTCGAACAGGAGGCGGCTGGACCACCGGTGGTGGAGGCGGCTCTCGAACAGGAGGCGACTCTCAAACTGGAGGCATTGGCTGGACCACCGGTGGTGGAGGCGGCTCTCGAACAGGAG GCGGCTCTCAAACAGGAGGCGAGTCTCAAACAGGAGGCATTGGCTGGACCACCGGTGGTGGAGGCGGCTCTCAAACAGGAGGCGGCTGGACCACCGGTCGTGGAGGCGGCTCTCAAACAGGTGGCGGCGGAAGTAGTGGAAGTGGCGGTGGCAATGACGGTGGCGGTGGAGGAAATCAACCAAGGGAACAAACCTGGACCACTGGCTTCACTGGAAGTACCAACACAGGCACTTCCTGGGCTACTGTCACTAGGATTGGTGGAGGAACCCCTGGAACGGGCACCTGGCAAAAGACTGGAAGAGGCAAAGACGAACCAGACAAACAAACTGTTACTTGGAACCCCACTGGTCCCGGACAAAGTGGCGCAAGCACTACTTGGACCGTAACCAGCTCAACTAGTAGCAGTACACAGGGTGGAAGAAAGAGCCGTTCAGTGAAATCAGATCAAG TTTATGAATGGAGAGGTGATGTCACACTGGGTCCCTTCGAAATTGCAGAGAAAGTCGTTTGA
- the LOC119124314 gene encoding uncharacterized transmembrane protein DDB_G0289901-like isoform X37 produces the protein MRMKHTAACLAALALLGSVCVGYQVPHDQQQAKHVLERPLTWSYPEGPTNPVAPVPDFELRHPVPAATVSVECGERQARVEVQLDFFGIGQFIKPSDLTLGPCGPVAEDTQAHVLIFQPELQDCGSISRTTDDALIYTFSLNYNPTRLGESPVVRTNEAAVIVECHYPRHHNVSSLPLDPQWIPFSAVRVAEEFLYFTLTLRTDDWMYERPRYQYYLGDMIRIEASVRQYHHVPLRVFVESCTATLSPDMNSSPRYTFLEQGCLIDARITGAESRFMQRTTENMLQFQFEAFRFQGADSGMLYITCHLRATSNGHDIDPEHRACSHIQNGWREASGVDSACSSCNALGGNQQPGNPWNPGDLHKGSQNNLGGGGDSQTGGIGWTIGGGGGSQTGGGSRTGGGSQTGGIGWTTGGGGGSETGGGSRTGGDSQTGGIGWTTGGGGSSQTGGGWTTGGGGGSQTGGGSQTGGIGWTTGGGGGSQTGGGSQTGGDPQTGGIGWTTGGGGGSQTGGGSRTGGGWTTGGGGGSQTGGGWTTGGGGGSRTGGDSQTGGIGWTTGGGGGSETGGGSRTGGGWTTGGGGGSRTGGDSQTGGIGWTTGGGGGSQTGGIGWTTGGGGGSETGGGSRTGGGWTTGGGGGSRTGGDSQTGGIGWTTGGGGGSRTGGGSQTGGESQTGGIGWTTGGGGGSQTGGGWTTGRGGGSQTGGGGSSGSGGGNDGGGGGNQPREQTWTTGFTGSTNTGTSWATVTRIGGGTPGTGTWQKTGRGKDEPDKQTVTWNPTGPGQSGASTTWTVTSSTSSSTQGGRKSRSVKSDQVYEWRGDVTLGPFEIAEKVV, from the exons ATGAGAATGAAGCACACCGCTGCGTGCCTTGCGGCACTGGCCCTGCTCGGCAGCGTCTGCGTCGGATATCAGGTGCCCCATGATCAGCAACAGGCCAAGCATGTACTTGAGAGGCCGCTCACCTGGAGCTACCCTGAAGGGCCCACGAATCCGGTCGCGCCTGTGCCCGATTTCGAGCTCAGGCACCCCGTCCCTGCAGCAACCGTATCAGTGGAGTGCGGAGAGAGGCAAGCGCGCGTGGAGGTCCAGTTGGACTTTTTTGGAATAGGCCAGTTCATCAAGCCCTCTGACCTGACGCTGGGTCCTTGTGGCCCAGTGGCTGAGGACACTCAAGCCCATGTGCTGATATTCCAGCCTGAGCTGCAAGACTGCGGCAGCATTTCGCGA ACGACAGATGATGCTCTCATCTACACTTTTTCTCTCAACTATAACCCCACAAGGCTGGGTGAATCCCCTGTTGTGAGGACCAACGAAGCTGCCGTGATTGTGGAATGTCACTACCCAAG GCACCACAACGTGAGCAGCCTCCCACTCGACCCACAATGGATACCATTCTCTGCAGTCAGGGTTGCAGAGGAGTTCTTATACTTCACTCTTACCCTGAGGACCG ACGACTGGATGTACGAGAGGCCTCGTTACCAGTACTACCTGGGAGACATGATCCGTATCGAGGCCTCCGTCAGGCAGTACCACCACGTGCCCCTACGCGTTTTTGTGGAAAGCTGCACGGCTACCCTCTCGCCCGATATGAATTCCAGCCCCAGATATACCTTCCTTGAACAGGG GTGTTTAATTGACGCGAGGATCACAGGCGCAGAGTCCAGGTTCATGCAACGAACAACAGAGAACATGCTCCAGTTCCAGTTTGAGGCATTCAGGTTCCAGGGTGCAGACAGCGGCATG CTTTACATTACCTGCCACTTGAGAGCCACGTCGAACGGCCACGACATTGATCCTGAACACAGGGCCTGCTCCCACATACAGAACGG CTGGAGGGAGGCCAGTGGCGTGGATTCAGCATGCTCCTCCTGTAATGCCCTTGGTGGAAATCAACAACCAGGCAACCCTTGGAACCCTGGTGACCTTCATAAGGGCAGTCAAAATAACCTCGGCGGAGGAGGCGACTCTCAAACAGGAGGCATTGGCTGGACCATCGGTGGTGGAGGCGGCTCTCAAACAGGTGGTGGCTCTCGAACAGGAG GCGGCTCTCAAACAGGAGGCATTGGCTGGACCACCGGTGGTGGAGGCGGCTCTGAAACAGGAGGTGGCTCTCGAACAGGAGGCGACTCTCAAACTGGAGGCATTGGCTGGACCACCGGTGGTGGAGGCAGCTCTCAAACAGGAGGCGGCTGGACCACCGGTGGTGGAGGCGGCTCTCAAACAGGAGGTGGCTCTCAAACAGGAGGCATTGGCTGGACCACCGGTGGTGGAGGCGGCTCTCAAACAGGAG GCGGCTCTCAAACAGGAGGCGACCCTCAAACAGGAGGCATTGGCTGGACCACCGGTGGTGGAGGCGGCTCTCAAACAGGAGGTGGCTCTCGAACAGGAGGCGGCTGGACCACCGGTGGTGGAGGCGGCTCTCAAACAGGAG GCGGCTGGACCACCGGTGGTGGAGGCGGCTCTCGAACAGGAGGCGACTCTCAAACTGGAG GCATTGGCTGGACCACCGGTGGTGGAGGCGGCTCTGAAACAGGAGGTGGCTCTCGAACAGGAGGCGGCTGGACCACCGGTGGTGGAGGCGGCTCTCGAACAGGAGGCGACTCTCAAACTGGAGGCATTGGCTGGACCACCGGTGGTGGAGGCGGTTCTCAAACAGGAGGCATTGGCTGGACCACCGGTGGTGGAGGCGGCTCTGAAACAGGAGGTGGCTCTCGAACAGGAGGCGGCTGGACCACCGGTGGTGGAGGCGGCTCTCGAACAGGAGGCGACTCTCAAACTGGAGGCATTGGCTGGACCACCGGTGGTGGAGGCGGCTCTCGAACAGGAG GCGGCTCTCAAACAGGAGGCGAGTCTCAAACAGGAGGCATTGGCTGGACCACCGGTGGTGGAGGCGGCTCTCAAACAGGAGGCGGCTGGACCACCGGTCGTGGAGGCGGCTCTCAAACAGGTGGCGGCGGAAGTAGTGGAAGTGGCGGTGGCAATGACGGTGGCGGTGGAGGAAATCAACCAAGGGAACAAACCTGGACCACTGGCTTCACTGGAAGTACCAACACAGGCACTTCCTGGGCTACTGTCACTAGGATTGGTGGAGGAACCCCTGGAACGGGCACCTGGCAAAAGACTGGAAGAGGCAAAGACGAACCAGACAAACAAACTGTTACTTGGAACCCCACTGGTCCCGGACAAAGTGGCGCAAGCACTACTTGGACCGTAACCAGCTCAACTAGTAGCAGTACACAGGGTGGAAGAAAGAGCCGTTCAGTGAAATCAGATCAAG TTTATGAATGGAGAGGTGATGTCACACTGGGTCCCTTCGAAATTGCAGAGAAAGTCGTTTGA